Proteins co-encoded in one Ciconia boyciana chromosome 14, ASM3463844v1, whole genome shotgun sequence genomic window:
- the DLGAP4 gene encoding disks large-associated protein 4 isoform X5 yields MALCLELLKQCSSCLVAYKKTPPPVPPRTTSKPFISVTVQSSTESAQDTYLDSQDHKSEVTSQSGLSNSSDSLDSTRTPSVTRGSVVTPARETPELPQKNATLKSDKGTLTSEEPKVENIPKRKLSSIGIQVDCLQPVAKEEPPPPATKFQSIGVQVEDEWRNSHSRSMSSKQDTDSDTQELNNSSCKSSERSLAECPQHNNSVGVDATTRQPAKPSQIKRNLSYGENNDPALEPSSLPPPDPWLETSSTSPSEPTQPGACRRDGYWFLKLLQAETERLEGWCRQMDQETKENNLSEEVLGKVLSAVGSAQLLMSQKFQQFHGLCEQNLNPNANPRPTAQDLAGFWDLLQLSIEDISMKFDELYHLKANSWQLAETPERKEEKKPPPPVPKKPAKSKSQLNRDKASDSDKQRQEARKRLMAAKRAASVRQNSATESADSIEIYVPEAQTRL; encoded by the exons GTTCATCATGCCTAGTGGCATATAAAAAGACTCCACCTCCTGTCCCACCTCGGACCACATCAAAGCCGTTCATCTCTGTCActgtgcagagcagcactgaatCGGCGCAGGACACCTACCTGGACAGCCAGGACCACAAGAGCGAGGTGACCAGCCAGTCAGGACTCAGCAATTCTTCGGACAGCTTGGACAGCACTAGGACACCCAGTGTGACGAGAGGAAGTGTCGTGACTCCAGCAAGAGAGACTCCAGAGTTACCCCAGAAGAATGCAACTTTGAAAAGTGACAAAGGGACACTGACTAGCGAAGAGCCTAAAGTGGAGAATATTCCCAAAAGAAAGCTGTCGTCTATAGGAATACAA gTTGACTGCCTTCAGCCAGTGGCAAAAGAGGAGCCTCCTCCACCAGCCACCAAATTCCAGTCCATCGGGGTACAGGTAGAGGACGAGTGGCG AAACAGCCACTCTCGCAGCATGTCCTCCAAACAGGACACAGACTCTGACACACAGGAACTTAATAACTCTAGCTGTAAATCATCTGAGAGAAGCCTTGCTGAGTGCCCCCAACACAACAACTCTGTTGGTGTTGATGCCACTACCAGGCAACCAGCCAAGCCCTCACAGATTAAGAGAAACCTCTCCTATGGAGAAAACAATGACCCAGCCCTGGagccttcctctctccctcctcctgacCCCTGGCTTGAGACATCCTCCACCTCGCCATCAGAACCCACACAGCCAGGAGCCTGCCGGCGGGATGGATACTGGtttctgaagctgctgcaggcagaaacAGAGCGGTTAGAAGGCTGGTGCCGCCAGATGGACCAGGAGACCAAAGAGAACAATCTCTCTGAAGAAG TCTTAGGAAAAGTCCTGAGTGCAGTGGGCAGTGCACAGTTACTAATGTCACAGAAGTTCCAGCAATTCCACGGCCTCTGTGAACAAAACTTG AACCCTAATGCCAATCCCAGACCCACAGCCCAGGACCTAGCTGGATTTTGGGATCTCCTGCAGTTGTCCATTGAAGACATCAGCATGAAGTTTGATGAGCTGTACCACCTGAAAGCTAATAGCTGGCAACTGGCAGAGACACCGGAGAGAAAG gaagagaagaaaccaCCCCCTCCAGTGCCAAAGAAGCCAGCCAAGTCCAAATCCCAACTGAACCGGGACAAAGCCTCTGATTCAGACAAGCAGCGCCAGGAAGCTCGCAAGCGTCTAATGGCAGCCAAGCGGGCTGCCTCTGTCCGGCAGAACTCGGCCACAGAGAGCGCAGATAGCATCGAGATCTACGTACCCGAGGCACAGACCCGCCTTTGA